A genome region from Magnolia sinica isolate HGM2019 chromosome 8, MsV1, whole genome shotgun sequence includes the following:
- the LOC131252973 gene encoding elongator complex protein 1 isoform X1 has protein sequence MKNLRLLSDLRFDLELQSEQEHLLFSAIDIERNRIFFASSENSLFALQLPSSQTERPWSKTQSSFQCEPIDLEPGDCITAMDYLMEKEALILGTLNGYLLLHNVDDNTTEVVGRVEDGVKSIAPSPDGALLAITAGLGQLLVMTHDWEVLYETKLDPPELNDIQKPMVSGYMSGSSDFPFESCISWRGDGKYFATLSGVHNSSSLQKLRIWERESGTLHGASESKPFMGASLDWMPCGAKVAAAYDRKGEEKCPSIVFFERNGLERSSLSIDEPMEASVEILKWNCASDLLAAAVTCEGYDAIKIWSFSNNHRYLKQEIRHSKKDGVKFMWDPTRPLQLICWTLVGKIITHNFVWTTAVTADSTALVIDNSKILVTPLSLSLMPPPMSLFNLKFPSAVQDMAVFSKNSKNHLAVSLSDGRLSVVELPPMDTWEQFEGEEFSVEAAHSDMKLGTFRHLIWLDSHILLGVSHHDIRENDFSYQQGMEHYKGYYLQEIELLCSENSVPGSVTASGWHAKISKRLSLEEPVIGVVPNPVKKCSAFVQFFGGSVVEYSSTLGTTGAPTEPFLQKLSYGLGFSSSCPWMSAVPVCDNEMLRPLVFGLDDNGRLHVSGKVLCNNCSSFSFYSNTTGIMQQAVTHLILTTKRDLLFIVRIDDILLENPEIKFDDCIKSGIKSRGEENRDSINIWERGAKLVGIIHGDEAAIILQTSRGNLECIYPRKLVLVSIVNALVQRRFKDAMLMVRRHRIDFNVIVDHCGWQSFLQSAAEFVRQVDNLTHIAEFVCSIKNENVMEMLYKNIITLPCTKNTRAIGLDSKSKVSSILLAIRKALEEQVPESPARELCILTTLARSEPPALEEALKRIKVIREMELLGVNDSRTKSHPSAEEALKHLLWLSDSEAVYDTALGLYDLNLAAIVALNSQKDPKEFLPFLQGLERMPPVIMQYTIDLRLHRYESALKHVFSAGDAYHEDCMNLMKNNPQLFPLGLQLFTGSNMRNQVLEAWGDHLSGEKCFEDAAATYLCCSSLQKALKAYRACGNWKGAFSVAGLLKLEKEEVLQLANELCEELQALGKPAEAARIALEYSGDVSSAIGYFVIAREWEEALRVGFLHWREDLISEVKNSAMECANTLMCEYEEGLEKVGKYLARYLAVRQRRLLLAAKLQMEDRSMSDVDDDNASETSSTFSGMSAYTGGTGKGSRASVISSTTSKARGTRRQRNRGGKIRAGSPGEEMALVEHLKGMSLTVGAQRELKSLIHALVMLGKEETARKLQRVGENFELSQRAAVKLAEDTMSDEKIDENTHTLEHYIQKVRGEGLCSEALSWQSKVLLPP, from the exons ACAGAAAGGCCATGGAGCAAGACCCAGTCCTCTTTTCAGTGTGAACCCATAGATTTAGAACCTGGGGACTGCATTACAGCAATGGATTACCTCATGGAGAAGGAGGCACTTATACTGGGAACTTTGAATGGTTATCTGTTGCTGCACAATGTGGATGACAATACAACTGAAGTTGTTGGTAGAGTGGAGGATGGTGTCAAGAGTATTGCTCCTAGCCCAGATGGAGCTCTTCTTGCCATAACAGCTGGTCTTGGACAGTTGCTAGTCATGACTCATGATTGGGAAGTGCTCTATGAAACCAAACTTGATCCTCCTGAACTCAATGACATACAAAAG CCTATGGTTTCAGGTTACATGAGTGGTTCTTCCGATTTTCCATTTGAAAGTTGTATTTCCTGGCGAGGTGACGGGAAATATTTTGCCACTCTAAGTGGAGTTCATAATTCTTCTTCCTTGCAAAAGCTTAGAATTTGGGAACGGGAATCTGGGACACTGCATGGTGCTTCAGAATCCAAGCCTTTCATGGGAGCATCTTTGGATTGGATGCCCTGTGGAGCAAAAGTGGCAGCTGCATATGACAGGAAGGGTGAGGAAAAGTGTCCTTCAATTGTTTTCTTTGAGAGGAATGGCCTAGAAAGAAGCTCATTAAGCATTGATGAGCCAATGGAAGCATCAGTTGAAATCCTCAAGTGGAATTGTGCTTCAGATCTTCTTGCTGCTGCTGTCACATGCGAAGGATATGATGCCATCAAAATCTGGTCATTTAGCAACAATCACCGGTACTTAAAACAAGAAATAAGACATTCAAAAAAGGATGGTGTGAAGTTCATGTGGGATCCAACAAGACCGTTGCAATTGATTTGTTGGACATTAGTTGGCAAGATCATTACTCACAACTTTGTGTGGACTACAGCCGTCACGGCGGACTCAACGGCGTTGGTCATTGATAATTCCAAGATACTAGTAACTCCCCTTTCTCTGTCCCTCATGCCACCCCCCATGTCTTTATTCAACCTAAAATTCCCCAGTGCTGTTCAGGACATGGCCGTCTTTTCGAAGAACTCCAAGAACCATTTGGCTGTGTCGTTGTCAGATGGTAGGCTGTCTGTTGTAGAGCTTCCGCCAATGGATACTTGGGAACAATTCGAAGGCGAGGAATTCAGTGTTGAAGCTGCTCATTCTGATATGAAGCTTGGGACCTTCAGGCACCTCATTTGGTTGGATTCACACATTCTGCTTGGTGTATCCCATCATGATATCAGGGAAAATGACTTTTCCTATCAGCAGGGGATGGAGCACTATAAAGGTTATTACTTGCAGGAGATTGAGCTTCTATGTTCAGAGAATTCTGTTCCAGGTTCAGTGACTGCTTCAGGTTGGCATGCCAAGATTTCCAAGCGTTTATCACTTGAAGAGCCGGTAATTGGTGTTGTCCCTAATCCTGTCAAAAAGTGTTCAGCTTTTGTTCAGTTTTTTGGAGGATCTGTTGTAGAATATTCTTCAACGTTGGGCACCACAGGAGCTCCAACGGAACCATTCCTCCAGAAGCTCAGTTATGGTCTTGGGTTTTCATCTTCTTGCCCTTGGATGAGTGCAGTTCCTGTTTGTGACAATGAGATGTTGAGGCCTTTGGTTTTTGGGCTCGATGACAATGGCAGGCTGCATGTTAGCGGGAAGGTGTTATGTAATAATTGCAGCAGTTTCTCATTCTATTCAAACACTACAGGAATTATGCAGCAAGCGGTTACACACTTGATTCTCACCACTAAGCGGGATTTGCTGTTCATTGTACGTATTGATGACATTTTGCTTGaaaacccagaaataaaattcgaTGACTGCATCAAGAGCGGCATTAAAAGCCGGGGGGAAGAAAATAGAGACTCCATAAATATATGGGAAAGAGGTGCAAAGTTGGTTGGTATTATTCATGGAGATGAGGCAGCAATCATTTTGCAAACCTCTCGGGGTAACTTAGAATGCATCTATCCAAGAAAGCTGGTCCTTGTATCAATTGTTAATGCTTTGGTTCAGAGGCGTTTCAAAGATGCAATGCTCATGGTAAGAAGGCACCGGATAGACTTCAATGTCATCGTTGATCACTGTGGTTGGCAATCTTTTCTTCAATCAGCGGCCGAGTTTGTCAGGCAAGTCGATAATCTGACCcacattgctgaatttgtttgtTCTATAAAAAACGAAAATGTGATGGAGATGCTGTACAAGAACATCATAACCCTCCCTTGCACCAAGAACACCAGGGCTATCGGGCTTGATTCAAAGAGCAAGGTCTCTTCCATCCTGCTGGCAATCAGGAAGGCCCTTGAGGAACAAGTTCCTGAAAGTCCTGCAAGGGAGCTCTGCATATTGACCACTTTAGCTCGTAGCGAACCTCCGGCTTTAGAGGAAGCCCTGAAGAGGATAAAAGTCATTCGTGAAATGGAACTACTGGGGGTTAATGATTCCCGCACAAAATCTCACCCTTCCGCAGAAGAAGCCCTGAAGCATCTCCTGTGGTTATCAGACTCCGAGGCTGTTTATGACACTGCTCTAGGCCTTTATGATCTGAACCTTGCCGCCATTGTGGCGTTGAACTCTCAAAAGGATCCAAAGGAGTTTCTTCCTTTTCTCCAGGGATTGGAACGTATGCCACCTGTTATTATGCAGTATACGATTGACCTTAGGCTGCACAGGTATGAGAGTGCACTCAAACATGTATTTTCAGCAGGTGATGCCTATCACGAAGATTGCATGAACCTCATGAAGAATAACCCTCAGCTTTTTCCACTGGGCCTTCAACTGTTCACTGGCAGCAACATGAGGAATCAAGTACTCGAGGCATGGGGTGATCATCTCTCTGGTGAAAAGTGCTTTGAAGATGCTGCTGCAACTTATTTGTGTTGTTCCTCTTTACAGAAAGCCTTGAAGGCATATCGTGCTTGTGGTAATTGGAAAGGCGCGTTTTCAGTAGCTGGGCTCCTGAAACTTGAAAAAGAAGAGGTTCTGCAACTTGCAAATGAGCTTTGTGAAGAACTTCAAGCACTTGGGAAGCCAGCAGAGGCTGCCAGAATTGCTCTAGAGTATTCTGGAGATGTTTCTAGTGCCATTGGATATTTTGTAATTGCACGGGAGTGGGAAGAGGCTCTGAGGGTTGGGTTTTTGCACTGGAGAGAGGACTTGATCTCTGAAGTGAAGAATTCGGCCATGGAATGTGCTAACACACTGATGTGTGAGTATGAGGAAGGACTGGAGAAGGTTGGAAAGTACCTGGCCCGTTACTTAGCCGTCCGCCAGAGAAGATTGCTCCTTGCTGCGAAGCTCCAAATGGAAGACAGGTCGATgagtgatgttgatgatgataatgCTTCGGAAACCAGTAGTACATTCAGTGGAATGAGTGCTTACACTGGGGG GACGGGAAAGGGTTCCCGTGCTTCCGTCATCTCAAGTACAACCAGCAAGGCAAGAGGGACGAGACGTCAACGGAATAGGGGAGGAAAAATCCGTGCCGGCAG CCCTGGTGAGGAGATGGCTCTAGTAGAGCATTTGAAAGGCATGTCTTTAACTGTTGGAGCACAGCGCGAGCTTAAATCCCTCATACATGCTCTTGTGATGCTCGGCAAGGAAGAAACTGCCAGGAAGCTGCAAAGGGTGGGAGAGAACTTTGAATTGTCTCAACGGGCTGCTGTAAAGCTGGCTGAAGATACAATGTCCGATGAAAAGATTGATGAAAACACCCATACTTTGGAGCATTACATACAGAAAGTAAGAGGCGAAGGGCTCTGTTCCGAGGCTCTCTCTTGGCAGTCTAAAGTATTACTTCCTCCTTAA
- the LOC131252973 gene encoding elongator complex protein 1 isoform X2, protein MSGSSDFPFESCISWRGDGKYFATLSGVHNSSSLQKLRIWERESGTLHGASESKPFMGASLDWMPCGAKVAAAYDRKGEEKCPSIVFFERNGLERSSLSIDEPMEASVEILKWNCASDLLAAAVTCEGYDAIKIWSFSNNHRYLKQEIRHSKKDGVKFMWDPTRPLQLICWTLVGKIITHNFVWTTAVTADSTALVIDNSKILVTPLSLSLMPPPMSLFNLKFPSAVQDMAVFSKNSKNHLAVSLSDGRLSVVELPPMDTWEQFEGEEFSVEAAHSDMKLGTFRHLIWLDSHILLGVSHHDIRENDFSYQQGMEHYKGYYLQEIELLCSENSVPGSVTASGWHAKISKRLSLEEPVIGVVPNPVKKCSAFVQFFGGSVVEYSSTLGTTGAPTEPFLQKLSYGLGFSSSCPWMSAVPVCDNEMLRPLVFGLDDNGRLHVSGKVLCNNCSSFSFYSNTTGIMQQAVTHLILTTKRDLLFIVRIDDILLENPEIKFDDCIKSGIKSRGEENRDSINIWERGAKLVGIIHGDEAAIILQTSRGNLECIYPRKLVLVSIVNALVQRRFKDAMLMVRRHRIDFNVIVDHCGWQSFLQSAAEFVRQVDNLTHIAEFVCSIKNENVMEMLYKNIITLPCTKNTRAIGLDSKSKVSSILLAIRKALEEQVPESPARELCILTTLARSEPPALEEALKRIKVIREMELLGVNDSRTKSHPSAEEALKHLLWLSDSEAVYDTALGLYDLNLAAIVALNSQKDPKEFLPFLQGLERMPPVIMQYTIDLRLHRYESALKHVFSAGDAYHEDCMNLMKNNPQLFPLGLQLFTGSNMRNQVLEAWGDHLSGEKCFEDAAATYLCCSSLQKALKAYRACGNWKGAFSVAGLLKLEKEEVLQLANELCEELQALGKPAEAARIALEYSGDVSSAIGYFVIAREWEEALRVGFLHWREDLISEVKNSAMECANTLMCEYEEGLEKVGKYLARYLAVRQRRLLLAAKLQMEDRSMSDVDDDNASETSSTFSGMSAYTGGTGKGSRASVISSTTSKARGTRRQRNRGGKIRAGSPGEEMALVEHLKGMSLTVGAQRELKSLIHALVMLGKEETARKLQRVGENFELSQRAAVKLAEDTMSDEKIDENTHTLEHYIQKVRGEGLCSEALSWQSKVLLPP, encoded by the exons ATGAGTGGTTCTTCCGATTTTCCATTTGAAAGTTGTATTTCCTGGCGAGGTGACGGGAAATATTTTGCCACTCTAAGTGGAGTTCATAATTCTTCTTCCTTGCAAAAGCTTAGAATTTGGGAACGGGAATCTGGGACACTGCATGGTGCTTCAGAATCCAAGCCTTTCATGGGAGCATCTTTGGATTGGATGCCCTGTGGAGCAAAAGTGGCAGCTGCATATGACAGGAAGGGTGAGGAAAAGTGTCCTTCAATTGTTTTCTTTGAGAGGAATGGCCTAGAAAGAAGCTCATTAAGCATTGATGAGCCAATGGAAGCATCAGTTGAAATCCTCAAGTGGAATTGTGCTTCAGATCTTCTTGCTGCTGCTGTCACATGCGAAGGATATGATGCCATCAAAATCTGGTCATTTAGCAACAATCACCGGTACTTAAAACAAGAAATAAGACATTCAAAAAAGGATGGTGTGAAGTTCATGTGGGATCCAACAAGACCGTTGCAATTGATTTGTTGGACATTAGTTGGCAAGATCATTACTCACAACTTTGTGTGGACTACAGCCGTCACGGCGGACTCAACGGCGTTGGTCATTGATAATTCCAAGATACTAGTAACTCCCCTTTCTCTGTCCCTCATGCCACCCCCCATGTCTTTATTCAACCTAAAATTCCCCAGTGCTGTTCAGGACATGGCCGTCTTTTCGAAGAACTCCAAGAACCATTTGGCTGTGTCGTTGTCAGATGGTAGGCTGTCTGTTGTAGAGCTTCCGCCAATGGATACTTGGGAACAATTCGAAGGCGAGGAATTCAGTGTTGAAGCTGCTCATTCTGATATGAAGCTTGGGACCTTCAGGCACCTCATTTGGTTGGATTCACACATTCTGCTTGGTGTATCCCATCATGATATCAGGGAAAATGACTTTTCCTATCAGCAGGGGATGGAGCACTATAAAGGTTATTACTTGCAGGAGATTGAGCTTCTATGTTCAGAGAATTCTGTTCCAGGTTCAGTGACTGCTTCAGGTTGGCATGCCAAGATTTCCAAGCGTTTATCACTTGAAGAGCCGGTAATTGGTGTTGTCCCTAATCCTGTCAAAAAGTGTTCAGCTTTTGTTCAGTTTTTTGGAGGATCTGTTGTAGAATATTCTTCAACGTTGGGCACCACAGGAGCTCCAACGGAACCATTCCTCCAGAAGCTCAGTTATGGTCTTGGGTTTTCATCTTCTTGCCCTTGGATGAGTGCAGTTCCTGTTTGTGACAATGAGATGTTGAGGCCTTTGGTTTTTGGGCTCGATGACAATGGCAGGCTGCATGTTAGCGGGAAGGTGTTATGTAATAATTGCAGCAGTTTCTCATTCTATTCAAACACTACAGGAATTATGCAGCAAGCGGTTACACACTTGATTCTCACCACTAAGCGGGATTTGCTGTTCATTGTACGTATTGATGACATTTTGCTTGaaaacccagaaataaaattcgaTGACTGCATCAAGAGCGGCATTAAAAGCCGGGGGGAAGAAAATAGAGACTCCATAAATATATGGGAAAGAGGTGCAAAGTTGGTTGGTATTATTCATGGAGATGAGGCAGCAATCATTTTGCAAACCTCTCGGGGTAACTTAGAATGCATCTATCCAAGAAAGCTGGTCCTTGTATCAATTGTTAATGCTTTGGTTCAGAGGCGTTTCAAAGATGCAATGCTCATGGTAAGAAGGCACCGGATAGACTTCAATGTCATCGTTGATCACTGTGGTTGGCAATCTTTTCTTCAATCAGCGGCCGAGTTTGTCAGGCAAGTCGATAATCTGACCcacattgctgaatttgtttgtTCTATAAAAAACGAAAATGTGATGGAGATGCTGTACAAGAACATCATAACCCTCCCTTGCACCAAGAACACCAGGGCTATCGGGCTTGATTCAAAGAGCAAGGTCTCTTCCATCCTGCTGGCAATCAGGAAGGCCCTTGAGGAACAAGTTCCTGAAAGTCCTGCAAGGGAGCTCTGCATATTGACCACTTTAGCTCGTAGCGAACCTCCGGCTTTAGAGGAAGCCCTGAAGAGGATAAAAGTCATTCGTGAAATGGAACTACTGGGGGTTAATGATTCCCGCACAAAATCTCACCCTTCCGCAGAAGAAGCCCTGAAGCATCTCCTGTGGTTATCAGACTCCGAGGCTGTTTATGACACTGCTCTAGGCCTTTATGATCTGAACCTTGCCGCCATTGTGGCGTTGAACTCTCAAAAGGATCCAAAGGAGTTTCTTCCTTTTCTCCAGGGATTGGAACGTATGCCACCTGTTATTATGCAGTATACGATTGACCTTAGGCTGCACAGGTATGAGAGTGCACTCAAACATGTATTTTCAGCAGGTGATGCCTATCACGAAGATTGCATGAACCTCATGAAGAATAACCCTCAGCTTTTTCCACTGGGCCTTCAACTGTTCACTGGCAGCAACATGAGGAATCAAGTACTCGAGGCATGGGGTGATCATCTCTCTGGTGAAAAGTGCTTTGAAGATGCTGCTGCAACTTATTTGTGTTGTTCCTCTTTACAGAAAGCCTTGAAGGCATATCGTGCTTGTGGTAATTGGAAAGGCGCGTTTTCAGTAGCTGGGCTCCTGAAACTTGAAAAAGAAGAGGTTCTGCAACTTGCAAATGAGCTTTGTGAAGAACTTCAAGCACTTGGGAAGCCAGCAGAGGCTGCCAGAATTGCTCTAGAGTATTCTGGAGATGTTTCTAGTGCCATTGGATATTTTGTAATTGCACGGGAGTGGGAAGAGGCTCTGAGGGTTGGGTTTTTGCACTGGAGAGAGGACTTGATCTCTGAAGTGAAGAATTCGGCCATGGAATGTGCTAACACACTGATGTGTGAGTATGAGGAAGGACTGGAGAAGGTTGGAAAGTACCTGGCCCGTTACTTAGCCGTCCGCCAGAGAAGATTGCTCCTTGCTGCGAAGCTCCAAATGGAAGACAGGTCGATgagtgatgttgatgatgataatgCTTCGGAAACCAGTAGTACATTCAGTGGAATGAGTGCTTACACTGGGGG GACGGGAAAGGGTTCCCGTGCTTCCGTCATCTCAAGTACAACCAGCAAGGCAAGAGGGACGAGACGTCAACGGAATAGGGGAGGAAAAATCCGTGCCGGCAG CCCTGGTGAGGAGATGGCTCTAGTAGAGCATTTGAAAGGCATGTCTTTAACTGTTGGAGCACAGCGCGAGCTTAAATCCCTCATACATGCTCTTGTGATGCTCGGCAAGGAAGAAACTGCCAGGAAGCTGCAAAGGGTGGGAGAGAACTTTGAATTGTCTCAACGGGCTGCTGTAAAGCTGGCTGAAGATACAATGTCCGATGAAAAGATTGATGAAAACACCCATACTTTGGAGCATTACATACAGAAAGTAAGAGGCGAAGGGCTCTGTTCCGAGGCTCTCTCTTGGCAGTCTAAAGTATTACTTCCTCCTTAA